One part of the Rickettsia akari str. Hartford genome encodes these proteins:
- a CDS encoding host attachment protein: MVSTAPLKLIAVIDSKQMMLYDAFGIKVTTNKPLKLSLDLDEHHHHRERRQSLYQNKSTPASLFEPHTSLKDIEHKEAARSVVKHLEKVMAADHAKYKELIIVAESQMLGCVRQELKNGLKKMVTKEIAKDLVQHSADAVERAVFS, translated from the coding sequence ATGGTAAGTACAGCACCGTTAAAATTAATTGCAGTTATCGATAGTAAGCAAATGATGCTTTACGACGCGTTTGGTATTAAAGTTACTACTAATAAACCTTTAAAATTATCTTTGGATTTAGATGAGCATCACCACCATAGAGAAAGAAGACAAAGCCTTTACCAAAATAAATCTACACCGGCTTCGTTATTTGAGCCGCATACTTCGCTAAAAGATATAGAACATAAAGAGGCAGCAAGGAGCGTTGTTAAACATCTAGAGAAAGTAATGGCTGCTGATCACGCTAAATATAAGGAATTGATTATTGTAGCAGAATCGCAGATGCTTGGATGTGTTAGACAAGAACTGAAAAACGGTCTAAAAAAAATGGTTACTAAAGAAATCGCTAAGGATTTAGTACAACATAGTGCAGATGCAGTCGAGCGAGCAGTATTTTCTTAG
- a CDS encoding tetratricopeptide repeat protein encodes MFRLLLICATFLLLYFGCTLIESFDSKVFISLYDYNIETTLFFSLILWLLLLISCFIVIKFLILIIDLPSTIHNIFNKRKINHERYALILAFAEYIMNNKAKSASIARNSLAYEALKDSQASHNLILAVTEEDIDRKISYFQKLITSKEFVFYGSKNLAKLYYDKSLYEKAENYATKAYNLNELDSDNLITLMRCYARFSLWTKFIFITNKLAKFHKHDSMPEIAEYYLLAAKQEIESNNTANAIDYLDTAIDLNFYNDELLEFYFNLNDKLNVNKKTKILKDAFRIIPSLKLVKLFKNFTSLSDRQIYEELTMELDAKKDEILILAIGAYLEL; translated from the coding sequence ATGTTTAGGTTATTATTAATATGTGCTACTTTTTTACTACTTTATTTCGGGTGTACTTTAATAGAGAGCTTTGATTCCAAAGTTTTTATTAGTTTATATGATTATAATATTGAGACTACATTGTTCTTTAGTCTGATTTTGTGGCTTTTATTACTAATTTCTTGTTTTATTGTAATTAAGTTTTTAATATTAATTATCGATTTACCGTCTACAATACATAATATTTTTAATAAACGAAAAATTAATCATGAGAGATATGCTTTAATTTTAGCTTTTGCCGAATATATTATGAATAATAAAGCTAAATCTGCTTCAATTGCTCGCAATAGTTTAGCTTATGAAGCTTTAAAGGATTCTCAAGCATCCCATAATTTAATCTTAGCCGTAACTGAAGAGGATATAGATAGAAAAATTTCCTATTTTCAAAAACTTATTACATCTAAAGAATTTGTTTTTTACGGTAGCAAAAACCTAGCAAAACTTTATTATGATAAATCTTTGTATGAGAAAGCAGAAAATTACGCAACAAAGGCTTATAATTTGAATGAACTTGATAGTGACAATTTAATTACTTTAATGCGTTGTTATGCTAGATTTTCTCTATGGACGAAATTTATTTTTATAACAAACAAGCTCGCAAAATTTCATAAACATGATTCTATGCCGGAAATTGCTGAGTATTATTTATTAGCAGCAAAGCAAGAAATAGAAAGTAATAATACAGCTAACGCTATAGATTATTTGGACACAGCTATAGATTTAAATTTTTATAACGATGAATTACTAGAATTTTACTTTAATTTAAATGATAAGCTTAATGTTAATAAAAAGACCAAAATATTAAAAGATGCTTTTCGTATTATCCCATCTTTAAAATTAGTGAAGCTATTTAAAAACTTTACTTCTCTATCAGATAGGCAAATTTACGAAGAATTAACTATGGAGTTAGATGCTAAAAAAGATGAAATATTAATTTTGGCAATAGGAGCTTATTTAGAATTATAG
- a CDS encoding type II toxin-antitoxin system RelB/DinJ family antitoxin, protein MNTVDIRLRVSANIKTEAEEIFKQIGMTMSEAIRIFLNQCINSGGLPFKPHIKIPNKETLESFKQAENGKFENYNLKQFEKFLDDITK, encoded by the coding sequence ATGAATACAGTAGATATTAGATTACGTGTTTCAGCAAATATAAAGACAGAAGCAGAAGAAATATTTAAGCAAATTGGGATGACTATGTCGGAAGCCATTAGGATATTCCTCAATCAATGTATCAATAGCGGCGGTTTGCCTTTCAAACCACATATTAAGATTCCTAATAAAGAAACATTAGAATCATTTAAGCAAGCAGAAAACGGTAAATTTGAAAACTATAATTTAAAACAATTTGAAAAATTTTTAGACGATATCACTAAATGA
- a CDS encoding alpha/beta hydrolase, whose amino-acid sequence MPQIYFNGPEGRIEGRYAKATASHAPIALILHPHPLYEGNMNNKVVYNAYKILADNGYTVLRINFRGVGGSQGKFDNGVGEVVDAGAALDWLQQNNPNAQSNLILGFSFGAWIAMQLVMRRPEINHFIAISPPVNTIHKYDFSFLSPCPIPGFILQGDNDSIVSADDVKDLANRLSKQQSHIKVDYKIINGADHFFRYKTEEFSKAINDYLITIQSNYHHHNNNVHEAISKSKKKLFLY is encoded by the coding sequence ATGCCGCAAATTTATTTTAACGGTCCAGAAGGACGAATTGAAGGAAGATATGCAAAAGCTACCGCATCTCATGCCCCTATTGCATTAATTCTTCATCCTCATCCTTTATATGAGGGTAATATGAATAATAAAGTAGTTTATAATGCCTATAAAATTTTAGCAGATAACGGTTATACCGTCTTACGTATTAATTTTAGAGGAGTGGGGGGATCGCAAGGTAAATTTGATAATGGAGTCGGTGAAGTTGTTGATGCTGGGGCAGCTCTCGACTGGTTACAGCAGAATAACCCAAATGCTCAGTCCAACCTGATATTAGGCTTTTCTTTTGGAGCGTGGATAGCTATGCAGCTTGTAATGAGACGTCCGGAAATAAATCATTTTATTGCTATTTCGCCGCCGGTTAATACAATTCATAAATATGATTTCTCATTCCTTTCACCTTGTCCTATTCCAGGGTTTATATTACAGGGAGATAATGATAGTATAGTATCGGCAGATGATGTAAAAGACCTAGCAAATAGATTATCTAAGCAACAATCCCATATTAAAGTTGATTATAAAATTATCAATGGGGCGGACCATTTCTTTCGTTATAAAACTGAGGAATTTTCTAAAGCAATAAATGATTACTTAATAACGATCCAATCTAATTATCATCACCATAATAACAATGTACATGAAGCAATTAGTAAGAGCAAAAAGAAACTATTTTTATATTAG
- a CDS encoding type II toxin-antitoxin system YafQ family toxin yields the protein MRQLHSTVIFNCDLKRLLKRGKNIKTIQAIVNMLVNNIALPQKYRPHKLIGYHYPKWACHIEPN from the coding sequence ATGAGACAGCTGCACTCCACTGTAATTTTTAATTGCGATTTAAAACGATTGCTTAAAAGAGGCAAAAATATAAAAACAATACAAGCAATAGTGAATATGCTTGTAAACAATATTGCTTTACCACAAAAATATAGACCTCATAAACTCATAGGCTATCATTACCCAAAATGGGCATGTCATATTGAACCTAATTGA